The Manis javanica isolate MJ-LG chromosome 4, MJ_LKY, whole genome shotgun sequence genome contains a region encoding:
- the LOC118969232 gene encoding LOW QUALITY PROTEIN: uncharacterized protein (The sequence of the model RefSeq protein was modified relative to this genomic sequence to represent the inferred CDS: substituted 2 bases at 2 genomic stop codons), translating to MGQTVTTPLSLMLDHWTEVRARAHNLSVEVKKGPWQTFCTSEWPTFNVGWPSEGTFDLPTLLAVKAVVFQDSPQGHPDQQPYIVVWQELVENPPPWVKPWVQKKMGPRVLAAQTQPQKKEKETTKVYPDTQDLLMVDDPPPPPYPPAPMAPPAPPAPALPAQPAPAPSVPDAEAVGSAPGPAQGTRCRRGATLDPPGIFPLRSYGVPILGEEGELPFQPLQYWPFSSADLYNWKANHPPFSEEPQKLTGLVESLMFSHQPTWDDCQQLLQVLFTTEERERILLEARRNVPGTEGQPSQLPHDIERGFPLTRPNWDFNSPEGRERLTIYRQALVAGLRGAARRPTNLAKVREVSQGATEAPAVFLERLIEAFRQYTPFDPTSEGHSASVALAFIGQSAPDIRKKLQRLEGLQGLSLKDLVKEAEKVYHKRENEEEKELRKEKERXSKEEKRDRKHERNLTKILAAVVESKGHPPSSSRTSKAGSLGNRPPLDKDQCAYCKEKGHWVKECPMKPPRGPLQKMLSLLENEDXRRRGSEPLPEPRVTLKVEGQPVEFLVDTGAQHSVLTQARGPLSSKKSWVFGATGQKQYAWTTQRTVDLGVGQVNHSFLVILECPTPLLGRDILTKVGAQISFQAEDTRVTDREKKPLGLNILSIRLEDEYRLFKEPEPSRVNQRWLDQFPGAWAETAGMGLAVNQPLVVIELKASASPVTVRQYPMSKEARDGIRPHIQRLIEQGILVKCKSPWKTPLLPVKKAGTGDYRPVQDLREVNKRTQDIHPTVPNPYNLLSSLAPENTWYTVLDLKGAFFCLRLHQSSQPLFAFE from the coding sequence atgggacagacagtgacgaccccccttagcctgatgttagatcattggacggaagtcagagcgagggcacataacttgtcagtagaagtgaaaaagggaccttggcagactttctgtacctccgaatggcctaccttcaatgttgggtggccctcggaggggacttttgatctccccactttattagcagtaaaagctgttgtcttccaggattcgcctcaaggacacccggatcagcaaccctacattgtagtctggcaagagttggtggagaacccaccgccctgggtaaagccctgggtacaaaagaaaatgggccctcgagttttagctgcccagactcaacctcagaaaaaggaaaaagaaactaccaaagtttaccctgatactcaagatttgcttatggttgatgatccccctccccctccttaccctcccgcCCCTATGGCACCCCCGGCGCCCCCGGCCCCGGCACTCCCAGCACAGCCAGCCCCGGcgccctcagtccctgatgctgaggcagtgggGTCGGCTCCAGGACCTGCCCAGGGGACTCGGTGCCGCCGAGGGGCcaccttggacccaccgggtatttttcctctccggtcttatggagttcccatccttggggaagaaggggaactgcctttccaacctctgcaatattggcccttctcctctgctgatttgtataattggaaagctaaccacccgcccttttcagaggaaccgcAGAAATTAACTGGTCTGGTAGAGtccctgatgttttcccaccagcccacctgggatgactgtcagcagcttttgcaggtgctcttcaccacagaagagagagagaggattctcctggaggcacgaaggaatgtgcctggaaccgaagGGCaaccttcgcaactccctcatgacatagagagagggttcccgttgactagacccaactgggactttaattctccagaaggtagggagcgactaaccatctatcgtcaggctctggtggcaggtctccgtggggccgcaagacgccccaccaatttggccaaggtaagagaggtcagccagggagccactgaagcacccgcagtattcttagagcgcctgatagaagccttcaggcagtatactccctttgatcccacttctgaggggcatagtgcttcagtggcccttgcttttatcggacagtcggcacccgacattaggaaaaaacttcagagattggaaggCTTACAGGGTTTGTCACTGaaggatttagtgaaagaagcagagaaagtttatcataagagagagaatgaggaagagaaggagttaaggaaagaaaaagaaaggtaaagtaaagaggaaaagagggataggaagcatgagagaaatttaacaaagatcttggccgcagtagtagaaagtaagggacacCCGCCCTCTAGTagtagaactagtaaggcagggtccctgggcaaccgaccccctttggataaagatcagtgtgcgtactgcaaggaaaaggggcattgggtgaaagaatgtcCTAtgaaaccaccacggggacctctGCAGAAGATGTTGTCTCTGCTAGAAAATGAGGATTAGagaagacggggctcggagcccctccccgagcctagggtaactctgaaggtggaggggcaacccgttgagtttctggtagataccggtgctcaacattcagtactgacccaagctagaggccccctttctagcaaaaagtcttgggtgttcggggccacaggtcagaaacaatatgcatggactacccaaagaacagtggacttaggagtgggacaagtgaaccactcattccttgttatactggaatgccctacacccttgttaggaagagacatcttgaccaaagtcggggcccaaatatcctttcaggctgaagataccCGAGTGACTGATAGAGAGAAGAAACCTTTGGGCTTAAATATTCTGTCCATAagattagaagacgagtaccgcctttttaaagaaccagaaccctcccgagttaatcaaAGGTGGCTcgaccagtttccaggggcctgggcagagacggcaggtatggggcttgctgtaaaccagcccctggtggtcatagaattgaaagcctcagcctcaccagtaactgtgagacaatatccaatgagtaaagaagccagagatggaattaggccccatatccagaggctcatagagcaggggatattagtaaaatgtaaatccccatggaagactcccttgctgcctgtaaagaaagcgggaacaggagattatcgaccagtgcaagatttaagagaagttaataagagaacacaggacattcatcccactgtgccgaatccttatAACCTGCTAAGCTccctggccccagaaaacacttggtatacagtcttagatttaaaaggcgccttcttttgtttgcgcctgcaccagagtagccaaccgctgtttgcttttgagtag